From Suricata suricatta isolate VVHF042 chromosome 1, meerkat_22Aug2017_6uvM2_HiC, whole genome shotgun sequence, a single genomic window includes:
- the CDKN2AIP gene encoding CDKN2A-interacting protein isoform X2, with translation MAQEVSEYLSQNPRVAAWVEALRCDGETDKHWRHRREFLLRNAGDLAPAGGAAAGAEEAADAESGSRNRQLQQLISFSMAWANHVFLGCRYPQKVMDKILSMAEGIKVTGAPIHTTRDELVAKVKKRGISSSNEGVEEPAKKRILEGKTNSAVEQDHAKISAKTERASGQQENSSTGTGSSTKSESSGNSTRSSGTAGQNSSASDGDRSLSSQSSGSVSSQVTVAGSGKASESEAPEKHGSAAFVSSLLKSSVNSHVTQSADSSQQSGSPKKSAVEGSSVSASQSISEIEVPLLGCSGSVEEPLWTMSGREIHKHESQCR, from the exons ATGGCGCAGGAGGTGTCGGAGTACCTGAGCCAGAACCCGCGGGTGGCCGCCTGGGTGGAGGCGCTGCGCTGCGACGGCGAGACTGACAAACACTGGCGCCACCGCCGGGAGTTTCTGCTCCGCAACGCCGGGGACCTGGCCCCGGCTGGCGGCGCTGCCGCCGGCGCGGAGGAAGCTGCGGACGCCGAGAGCGGCAGCCGCAATAGGCAGCTGCAGCAGCTCATCTCCTTCTCCATGGCCTGGGCGAACCACGTCTTCCTCGGGTGCCG gtacCCACAAAAAGTTATGGATAAAATACTTAGTATGGCTGAAGGCATCAAAGTGACAGGTGCTCCAATCCATACCACAAGAGACGAACTGGTTGCCAAGGTGAAGAAAAGAGGGATATCGAGTAGCAATG aagGGGTAGAAGAGCCAGCGAAAAAACGAATCCTAGAAGGGAAAACCAATTCCGCGGTTGAGCAAGATCATGCGAAGATTTCTGCCAAAACAGAACGTGCATCAGGTCAGCAGGAAAACAGCTCGACAGGCACAGGATCATCCACCAAATCAGAGAGTAGTGGAAACTCCACTCGGAGCTCCGGCACCGCAGGTCAGAATAGCTCTGCAAGTGACGGAGATCGGTCTCTTTCCAGCCAAAGTAGTGGCAGCGTGTCCTCCCAGGTGACAGTGGCAGGGTCCGGAAAAGCTTCTGAATCAGAAGCTCCAGAGAAGCATGGCTCCGCAGCCTTCGTTTCTTCGTTGTTGAAATCCAGCGTGAATAGTCATGTGACCCAGTCTGCCGATTCCAGCCAACAGAGCGGATCCCCCAAAAAGAGTGCTGTGGAAGGCTCTTCAGTCTCAGCCTCTCAGAGCATCTCCGAGATCGAGGTGCCCTTGTTGGGCTGCTCCGGAAGCGTAGAAG AACCTCTTTGGACCATGAGCGGAAGGGAGATTCACAAGCATGAGTCCCAGTGTAGATAA
- the CDKN2AIP gene encoding CDKN2A-interacting protein isoform X1, with amino-acid sequence MAQEVSEYLSQNPRVAAWVEALRCDGETDKHWRHRREFLLRNAGDLAPAGGAAAGAEEAADAESGSRNRQLQQLISFSMAWANHVFLGCRYPQKVMDKILSMAEGIKVTGAPIHTTRDELVAKVKKRGISSSNEGVEEPAKKRILEGKTNSAVEQDHAKISAKTERASGQQENSSTGTGSSTKSESSGNSTRSSGTAGQNSSASDGDRSLSSQSSGSVSSQVTVAGSGKASESEAPEKHGSAAFVSSLLKSSVNSHVTQSADSSQQSGSPKKSAVEGSSVSASQSISEIEVPLLGCSGSVEGELLLLSSKPSSETASGGLPSKTSSEASVSTSASKNSSPAGISLLTPKSGTSTPAALLTSKSTSQVAASLLASKSSSQTSAALVSKSTSLAGVSQLASKSSSQTSTSQLPSKSSSQSSESSVKFSCCKLTNEDVKQKQPFFNRLYKTVAWKLVAVGGFSPNVNHGELLNAAIEALKATLDVFFVPLKELADLPQNKSSQESIVCELRCKSVYLGTGCGKSKENAKAVASREALKLFLKKKVVVKICKRKYRGSEIEDLVLLDEEARPVNLPPALKHPQELL; translated from the exons ATGGCGCAGGAGGTGTCGGAGTACCTGAGCCAGAACCCGCGGGTGGCCGCCTGGGTGGAGGCGCTGCGCTGCGACGGCGAGACTGACAAACACTGGCGCCACCGCCGGGAGTTTCTGCTCCGCAACGCCGGGGACCTGGCCCCGGCTGGCGGCGCTGCCGCCGGCGCGGAGGAAGCTGCGGACGCCGAGAGCGGCAGCCGCAATAGGCAGCTGCAGCAGCTCATCTCCTTCTCCATGGCCTGGGCGAACCACGTCTTCCTCGGGTGCCG gtacCCACAAAAAGTTATGGATAAAATACTTAGTATGGCTGAAGGCATCAAAGTGACAGGTGCTCCAATCCATACCACAAGAGACGAACTGGTTGCCAAGGTGAAGAAAAGAGGGATATCGAGTAGCAATG aagGGGTAGAAGAGCCAGCGAAAAAACGAATCCTAGAAGGGAAAACCAATTCCGCGGTTGAGCAAGATCATGCGAAGATTTCTGCCAAAACAGAACGTGCATCAGGTCAGCAGGAAAACAGCTCGACAGGCACAGGATCATCCACCAAATCAGAGAGTAGTGGAAACTCCACTCGGAGCTCCGGCACCGCAGGTCAGAATAGCTCTGCAAGTGACGGAGATCGGTCTCTTTCCAGCCAAAGTAGTGGCAGCGTGTCCTCCCAGGTGACAGTGGCAGGGTCCGGAAAAGCTTCTGAATCAGAAGCTCCAGAGAAGCATGGCTCCGCAGCCTTCGTTTCTTCGTTGTTGAAATCCAGCGTGAATAGTCATGTGACCCAGTCTGCCGATTCCAGCCAACAGAGCGGATCCCCCAAAAAGAGTGCTGTGGAAGGCTCTTCAGTCTCAGCCTCTCAGAGCATCTCCGAGATCGAGGTGCCCTTGTTGGGCTGCTCCGGAAGCGTAGAAGGTGAGTTGCTGCTGTTGTCTTCTAAACCGAGTTCAGAGACAGCTTCAGGTGGGTTACCTTCCAAAACCAGTTCTGAGGCCAGCGTTTCCACGTCAGCTTCTAAAAATAGTTCCCCAGCAGGCATATCCTTGCTGACCCCCAAGAGCGGCACATCGACACCCGCAGCGCTGCTGACTTCCAAAAGCACTTCGCAGGTGGCTGCATCGCTGTTAGCTTCCAAGAGCAGCTCCCAAACCAGTGCAGCTCTAGTTTCCAAAAGCACTTCCTTAGCAGGTGTGTCCCAGCTGGCCTCTAAGAGTAGTTCTCAGACGAGCACATCCCAGTTGCCTTCCAAAAGTTCTTCACAGTCAAGCGAGAGTTCGGTTAAGTTCTCTTGTTGCAAGTTAACCAATGAAGATGTGAAGCAGAAACAGCCTTTTTTCAACAGACTGTACAAAACGGTGGCGTGGAAGCTGGTGGCAGTTGGCGGCTTTAGTCCCAACGTGAATCATGGAGAGCTCCTCAACGCAGCTATTGAGGCTCTGAAGGCCACACTGGATGTGTTTTTTGTTCCGCTAAAAGAACTGGCAGATCTGCCTCAGAATAAAAGTTCTCAAGAAAGTATCGTCTGTGAATTGAGATGCAAGTCTGTGTATTTGGGCACCGGCTGtggaaaaagcaaagagaatgcaAAAGCCGTTGCATCAAGAGAAGCACTGAAGTTATTTCTCAAGAAGAAAGTAGTGGTAAAGATCTGTAAGAGGAAATACAGAGGCAGCGAAATAGAAGACCTAGTCCTCCTTGATGAAGAGGCAAGGCCTGTAAACTTACCTCCAGCGTTGAAACATCCTCAAGAGTTACTGTAA
- the CDKN2AIP gene encoding CDKN2A-interacting protein isoform X4, giving the protein MAQEVSEYLSQNPRVAAWVEALRCDGETDKHWRHRREFLLRNAGDLAPAGGAAAGAEEAADAESGSRNRQLQQLISFSMAWANHVFLGCRYPQKVMDKILSMAEGIKVTGAPIHTTRDELVAKKG; this is encoded by the exons ATGGCGCAGGAGGTGTCGGAGTACCTGAGCCAGAACCCGCGGGTGGCCGCCTGGGTGGAGGCGCTGCGCTGCGACGGCGAGACTGACAAACACTGGCGCCACCGCCGGGAGTTTCTGCTCCGCAACGCCGGGGACCTGGCCCCGGCTGGCGGCGCTGCCGCCGGCGCGGAGGAAGCTGCGGACGCCGAGAGCGGCAGCCGCAATAGGCAGCTGCAGCAGCTCATCTCCTTCTCCATGGCCTGGGCGAACCACGTCTTCCTCGGGTGCCG gtacCCACAAAAAGTTATGGATAAAATACTTAGTATGGCTGAAGGCATCAAAGTGACAGGTGCTCCAATCCATACCACAAGAGACGAACTGGTTGCCAAG aagGGGTAG
- the CDKN2AIP gene encoding CDKN2A-interacting protein isoform X3: protein MAQEVSEYLSQNPRVAAWVEALRCDGETDKHWRHRREFLLRNAGDLAPAGGAAAGAEEAADAESGSRNRQLQQLISFSMAWANHVFLGCRYPQKVMDKILSMAEGIKVTGAPIHTTRDELVAKVKKRGISSSNEGVEEPAKKRILEGKTNSAVEQDHAKISAKTERASGQQENSSTGTGSSTKSESSGNSTRSSGTAGQNSSASDGDRSLSSQSSGSVSSQVTVAGSGKASESEAPEKHGSAAFVSSLLKSSVNSHVTQSADSSQQSGSPKKSAVEGSSVSASQSISEIEVPLLGCSGSVEDLGGNFQELGR, encoded by the exons ATGGCGCAGGAGGTGTCGGAGTACCTGAGCCAGAACCCGCGGGTGGCCGCCTGGGTGGAGGCGCTGCGCTGCGACGGCGAGACTGACAAACACTGGCGCCACCGCCGGGAGTTTCTGCTCCGCAACGCCGGGGACCTGGCCCCGGCTGGCGGCGCTGCCGCCGGCGCGGAGGAAGCTGCGGACGCCGAGAGCGGCAGCCGCAATAGGCAGCTGCAGCAGCTCATCTCCTTCTCCATGGCCTGGGCGAACCACGTCTTCCTCGGGTGCCG gtacCCACAAAAAGTTATGGATAAAATACTTAGTATGGCTGAAGGCATCAAAGTGACAGGTGCTCCAATCCATACCACAAGAGACGAACTGGTTGCCAAGGTGAAGAAAAGAGGGATATCGAGTAGCAATG aagGGGTAGAAGAGCCAGCGAAAAAACGAATCCTAGAAGGGAAAACCAATTCCGCGGTTGAGCAAGATCATGCGAAGATTTCTGCCAAAACAGAACGTGCATCAGGTCAGCAGGAAAACAGCTCGACAGGCACAGGATCATCCACCAAATCAGAGAGTAGTGGAAACTCCACTCGGAGCTCCGGCACCGCAGGTCAGAATAGCTCTGCAAGTGACGGAGATCGGTCTCTTTCCAGCCAAAGTAGTGGCAGCGTGTCCTCCCAGGTGACAGTGGCAGGGTCCGGAAAAGCTTCTGAATCAGAAGCTCCAGAGAAGCATGGCTCCGCAGCCTTCGTTTCTTCGTTGTTGAAATCCAGCGTGAATAGTCATGTGACCCAGTCTGCCGATTCCAGCCAACAGAGCGGATCCCCCAAAAAGAGTGCTGTGGAAGGCTCTTCAGTCTCAGCCTCTCAGAGCATCTCCGAGATCGAGGTGCCCTTGTTGGGCTGCTCCGGAAGCGTAGAAG ACCTTGGGGGAAACTTTCAGGAACTGGGCAGATGA